Proteins from a single region of Pyrus communis chromosome 6, drPyrComm1.1, whole genome shotgun sequence:
- the LOC137736150 gene encoding protein phosphatase 2C 70-like, with protein sequence MAPLDSSQLHEHDGSLGFSIGEVLIFCVAFVISEKAMKSEAYIDKRVGELERPLVSDDADLVRNQGNELPRGYDLEGACFPSEGNFRSPRPQGLVHKPRLPTAPPILTQSDSFVLDVISDAPEDILVGQTLKRPLAIQQLLEEQKNSRQSLEQERFQEFLPKDTLNQRTCLNLEVISGPSHGLRCSVQSTNSSRLPMTLGRVPPSDLLLKDSEVSGKHALINWNSNKMKWELVDMGSLNGTLLNSQPINNPDSGGRHWGNPVELASGDVITLGTTSKVFVHVASETGSQIPFGVGVASDPMALRRGGKKLPMEDVCYYQWSLPGVDQFGLFGICDGHGGAEAARSASKLLPQIVANILSDSLKRERVLSLCDASDVLRDAFFQTETSMNHHYEGCTATLLLVWTDGGDNFFVQCANLGDSACVMNVDGKLIKMTEDHRISSYGERLRIQETGAPLKEGETRLCGLNLARMLGDKFLKQQDSRFSCEPYISQVVHINRTSNAFAIMASDGLWDVISAKKAIQLVLQTKERYSMDGETLAEKIANILLSEARTVRTKDNTSIIFLDFDASRISCKAES encoded by the exons atggcaccactggactcctctcagctccacgaacacgatggtagtCTTGGTTTTTCGATTGGTGAAGTATTGA TTTTCTGCGTTGCGTTTGTTATCTCTGAGAAAGCAATGAAATCAGAAGCCTACATTGATAAAAGA GTTGGTGAGCTTGAGAGACCCCTTGTTTCGGATGATGCTGATTTGGTCCGGAACCAGGGCAATGAGCTTCCAAGAGGTTATGATCTAGAGGGAGCATGCTTTCCAAGTGAAGGGAATTTTCGCTCACCCCGACCACAAGGACTTGTGCATAAGCCGAGGCTTCCCACTGCACCTCCCATTTTGACTCAAA GTGATAGCTTTGTCCTAGATGTGATTTCTGATGCTCCAGAGGATATTTTGGTTGGTCAGACCCTGAAGCGTCCATTGGCAATCCAGCAGTTACTGGAAGAGCAGAAGAACAGTAGACAGAGTTTAGAACAAGAGAGATTTCAAGAGTTTCTGCCCAAGGATACCTTGAATCAAA GAACCTGCCTCAACCTGGAGGTCATATCCGGTCCTTCCCATGGACTTCGTTGTTCAGTACAGTCAACAAATTCCTCCAGGCTTCCTATGACCCTGGGAAGGGTTCCTCCAAGTGATTTATTATTGAAGGACTCGGAGGTATCAGGAAAGCATGCATTGATAAACTGGAATTCAAAC aaaatgaaatgggagCTGGTCGACATGGGCAGCCTGAATGGAACACTTCTGAACTCTCAACCAATCAATAATCCTGATTCTGGAGGTAGACATTGGGGTAACCCCGTGGAGCTTGCAAGTGGAGACGTAATAACACTCGGAACGACCTCAAAAGTGTTC GTTCATGTTGCATCTGAAACTGGGAGTCAGATCCCCTTTGGAGTTGGTGTGGCTTCAGATCCCATGGCTCTGCGTCGTGGAGGGAAGAAGCTTCCAATGGAAGATGTGTGCTACTATCAATGGTCTCTTCCCGGGGTTGATCAG TTTGGACTTTTTGGTATCTGCGATGGACATGGTGGAGCAGAGGCAGCCAGATCTGCTAGCAA GCTTCTTCCTCAGATCGTTGCTAACATTTTATCGGATTCGCTGAAAAGGGAGAGGGTCTTGTCACTATGTGATGCTTCAGATGTTCTCAGGGATGCATTTTTTCAGACAGAAACAAGCATGAATCACCATTACGAG GGCTGTACTGCCACTCTGCTTTTGGTTTGGACTGACGGTGGTGACAATTTCTTTGTGCAATGTGCAAATCTTGGAGATTCAGCTTGTGTTATGAA TGTTGATGGGAAGCTGATTAAGATGACCGAGGACCATAGAATTAGTAGTTATGGTGAAAGACTCCGAATCCAGGAAACAGGAGCCCCGTTGAAAGAGGGGGAAACACGCCTATGTG GTTTGAACCTTGCTCGGATGCTTGGAGACAAATTTCTTAAACAGCAGGATTCCCGCTTCAGTTGTGAACCATACATTAGCCAAGTAGTTCATATCAATCGAACGAGCAATGCCTTTGCGATAATGGCCAG TGATGGCTTATGGGATGTAATTAGTGCGAAGAAGGCGATTCAGCTAGTTCTTCAG ACGAAAGAGAGATACTCGATGGACGGGGAGACTTTGGCAGAGAAGATTGCTAATATTTTGTTGAGTGAGGCTAGAACAGTGCGAACAAAGGATAATACCTCTATAATTTTCTTAGATTTTGATGCTTCTAGGATCTCGTGTAAAGCTGAATCTTGA
- the LOC137736641 gene encoding protein FANTASTIC FOUR 1-like translates to MATIVCQGLQSCLESPHLVEPRTLRLKLSAPVAHHFSPITPQELGIKACFSEEKCNNYEEINSNKATSWSFLEAISKPSLENPTAEVDKENTYTPPRVYRSSSVTKLNEKSLELCTEDLGCETGAIITESFSIFSPMSESESNAAPREHQNKHKFSGAKKVNNVHNFPPPLTTISGEDSLHFRPHREDGRLIIKAVKAPLSHSCFQAERSNGRLRLCFSNTFTPSFDSEEEAAAIQEYNEGCENDIIEEEAEEQDQEVVGENTEEELVEQLGGDKEDEEEEEEEEEEEEGGGGKRSNVCLMEGEEVDGNSLNARGEEGIEKFERPSRCKEGGGECEKKGLLKYWEPFWVAT, encoded by the coding sequence ATGGCGACAATCGTGTGCCAAGGTCTGCAGTCATGCCTGGAGTCTCCTCACCTTGTGGAGCCAAGAACCCTAAGGCTAAAGCTTTCTGCACCGGTAGCTCATCACTTTTCTCCAATTACCCCCCAAGAATTAGGAATCAAAGCTTGTTTCTCTGAAGAGAAATGCAATAATTATGAGGAAATCAACAGCAATAAGGCCACCTCCTGGAGTTTCCTCGAAGCTATCTCCAAACCCTCACTAGAAAACCCTACTGCTGAGGTGGACAAAGAAAATACTTACACCCCTCCTAGGGTTTATAGGAGCTCATCAGTTACTAAGCTAAATGAGAAGAGCTTGGAGTTGTGCACTGAAGACTTGGGCTGCGAGACCGGCGCCATTATCACAGAAAGCTTCAGCATTTTCTCACCAATGTCTGAATCAGAATCGAATGCAGCGCCAAGGGAGCATCAAAATAAGCATAAATTTTCGGGTGCAAAGAAGGTGAATAATGTTCATAATTTTCCACCTCCATTGACAACAATAAGCGGCGAGGATTCTCTACACTTTAGGCCTCACAGGGAAGATGGGAGGCTGATCATCAAAGCTGTCAAGGCCCCTTTAAGTCATTCATGCTTCCAAGCTGAAAGAAGCAATGGCCGCCTTCGATTGTGCTTTTCAAACACCTTTACTCCCAGTTTTGACtcagaagaagaagcagcagccATTCAAGAATACAATGAAGGGTGTGAAAATGACATAATTGAGGAGGAAGCAGAAGAGCAAGATCAAGAAGTGGTGGGAGAAAATACAGAAGAAGAATTGGTAGAACAATTAGGAGGCGAtaaggaggatgaggaggaggaggaggaggaggaagaagaagaagaaggaggcggAGGGAAGAGATCAAATGTGTGTTTGATGGAGGGTGAGGAGGTCGATGGGAATAGTTTGAATGCTAGGGGTGAAGAGGGAATAGAAAAGTTTGAAAGGCCAAGCAGGTGCAAAGAAGGTGGCGGTGAGTGTGAGAAGAAAGGATTGTTAAAGTATTGGGAGCCCTTTTGGGTGGCTACTTAA